CAGCGTAACCACAGGTTTGTCAACAGGATAAACGTCACCGCCGGGCAGGGCCGCCAGAAAATATCTCTTCCCCTCTTTGAGATGAGGTTTTTCGAGGGAAGCCTCCCGCAAAAGATCCTTCACCGCGCTTTTGCTCTGATCAATCTCCTGAAAATCATAGGACATGGTCTGGCTGTAATCCACAGGAGGAGAGCCCATACGGTTGACGGAAGAGCCGCCGCCCCCTTGTCTGGACGGGATCAGTATATCATGACCACACTTGGGACAGATCAACTTCGCCCCACCGGCAGGTATCTTTTCATCGGTCACCCGATATTGGGTCTGGCAGCTGCCGCAATTTATCTTCATCCTGCTTCATCCTCTCTCATCGTGTTCTGCATTGCCATGACATCGTCACCGGTACACCGGCATTTTGACCACGGAGAAACGATTCCCGTCGAATTTAAAAACTCCCTTGTCCGTATGGAACCATTTGTTATCCGACAGATCCACAGCGATTACGGGAACAGAGCGTCCGAAAAACCCCTGGTCCGGGCCGAAAATAACCCATTTTTTTCCATCGTACCGTGCAATTCCGCTGTCCCCGGTTCCGATCCAGACGTTCCAGCGCCCGTCAACGGCGACGGCTGTCACCCTGTCGGAAGGAAGACCGTCTACATGGGTAAAGACCCTGATCACCTTGTCGTGAAAACTGGCTAACCCCTTGTCGGTCCCGATCCAGAAAACTCCGTTGGCATCAATGGCCAGCGCGTTCACATTGTTGTCCGGAAGGCCATCCCTGGATGTGTAAACTTTGAAGGAATTGCCGTCAAAACGGGCT
This genomic stretch from bacterium BMS3Abin14 harbors:
- the garA_1 gene encoding glycogen accumulation regulator GarA, whose translation is MKINCGSCQTQYRVTDEKIPAGGAKLICPKCGHDILIPSRQGGGGSSVNRMGSPPVDYSQTMSYDFQEIDQSKSAVKDLLREASLEKPHLKEGKRYFLAALPGGDVYPVDKPVVTLGRSAADADIAINDSEVSRNHCQVKIFDEHLFLVDLESTNGTFVGGKKVLTARLNLGDTFTIGNTTLAVNAKE